From bacterium, the proteins below share one genomic window:
- a CDS encoding ImmA/IrrE family metallo-endopeptidase → MHFSERLSRQNMTLGLRMNVATERLGMRCLITTCLLVMTIGNFGCSTRPISTRQLPAEHEHLNSLLSYEKILVSLQQVCPPNADSPWTDLLNRIKLRLASAEQHAHHLKNTSIHILDCRKALSFVAPPDTVLISTGMLSVLPSESALAFLVAHELAHIALNHVSIGDAAHLEFQRGQERAADMFALHLLMAAHYNPKAALAVFSDKKLFASIEWHLSPTHPEVQERKEILEETLLKSGVAPSGTISSRDFLRLKSLRKYY, encoded by the coding sequence ATGCACTTTTCAGAGAGGCTTTCGAGACAGAACATGACCTTGGGATTGAGGATGAACGTGGCTACCGAACGACTCGGGATGAGATGTCTGATAACCACATGTCTGCTCGTGATGACAATAGGGAACTTCGGATGCTCCACCAGACCCATATCGACCAGACAGTTACCAGCAGAACATGAACACCTGAACTCACTCCTCTCTTATGAGAAAATATTAGTATCTTTACAACAGGTCTGCCCACCAAATGCTGATTCTCCTTGGACAGATCTTCTCAACCGAATCAAGCTCAGATTAGCTTCTGCCGAACAACACGCACACCACTTAAAAAATACTTCCATTCATATTCTTGATTGCCGAAAAGCTTTATCATTTGTAGCACCACCAGATACTGTTTTGATCTCGACGGGGATGCTCTCAGTACTCCCCTCTGAATCTGCACTTGCCTTCCTTGTTGCTCATGAGCTTGCGCATATAGCACTGAACCACGTATCCATAGGAGATGCTGCGCACTTAGAATTCCAGCGAGGCCAAGAACGTGCGGCAGATATGTTTGCCCTACATCTTCTCATGGCAGCCCATTACAATCCGAAAGCAGCTTTGGCGGTATTCTCAGACAAAAAACTTTTTGCCTCTATCGAATGGCACCTTAGCCCAACCCATCCAGAAGTACAGGAGCGAAAAGAGATCCTGGAGGAAACGCTTCTAAAAAGTGGTGTAGCGCCATCGGGAACGATTTCAAGTCGTGACTTCCTAAGACTCAAATCCTTGAGGAAATATTACTAA
- the uvrC gene encoding excinuclease ABC subunit UvrC has translation MKEKLHQRVSKLPTRTGVYLMRDGKGEVIYVGKAKNLRSRVKSYFSGSDERHTVPYIVSRVEDIEVILTSGEHEAFVLERDLITQYKPRYNIRLKDDKSYLHVRIDRKAQWPKLELVRRPVEDGADYYGPFTFSYELRTVLDLIKKVVPLRTCRDAVFYNRQRPCLEYQIRRCSGPCCLEVDPSEYQSWLDQAVRILEGNTDSITEELLRLMDQASEELRFEDASLYRDRLKIIDNFSTRQASVSPGGENRDAFAYYREERLIVVSVLRVRNGRLAENHNFCLEGVEIPSDEVLASAISQFYQAGRVIPREILTPEPLESSEGLIESLKAMRGGSVEILQPQRGVKFRLLGLAALNAKEHFIAQFDREERYQQIAEAIAKTCRLHQMPRRIECLDISNLQGSDIVGAIVSFWDGQPDKSRYRQYRLALDGKPDDFAAIEEVMRRKLARAKMSPEILPDLLIIDGGRGQLERASRVVDEYDLHLDIVGLAKIRDSTGTKKSSGARRGDAQLKVERVFLRSQAQPIALDLLAESTRYLQRVRDEAHRYVIEFHRKIRDGRSRKSRLDEISGIGPERKRRLLKHFGSLKMIRGAAPEEIAKAGRMPVSLAHRLLQELANE, from the coding sequence ATGAAAGAAAAACTTCATCAGCGCGTATCAAAACTTCCTACTCGAACAGGTGTATATCTGATGCGAGATGGAAAGGGTGAAGTAATCTATGTTGGTAAAGCGAAGAACCTCAGAAGTCGAGTGAAAAGTTATTTTTCTGGTTCTGATGAGCGACATACGGTGCCCTATATTGTCAGCCGAGTCGAGGATATAGAGGTAATCCTGACCTCAGGAGAGCATGAAGCGTTTGTGCTCGAGCGAGATCTGATCACCCAGTATAAGCCGCGGTACAACATTCGGCTGAAGGATGACAAATCGTATTTACATGTGCGCATTGATCGTAAAGCTCAGTGGCCGAAACTTGAACTCGTACGGCGACCCGTAGAGGATGGAGCAGATTATTATGGCCCCTTTACATTCTCTTATGAATTGCGGACGGTGCTTGATCTCATCAAGAAGGTCGTTCCGTTAAGAACATGCCGTGATGCCGTTTTTTATAATCGCCAACGCCCATGCCTTGAATATCAGATTCGTCGTTGCTCTGGCCCATGTTGTTTGGAGGTAGATCCGTCGGAATATCAATCATGGTTAGACCAAGCGGTCCGTATTCTTGAAGGAAATACCGACTCTATCACCGAAGAATTACTCCGTTTAATGGATCAAGCCTCGGAAGAGCTTCGCTTTGAAGATGCTTCTCTTTATAGGGATCGCCTGAAGATAATCGATAACTTTTCGACTCGCCAGGCTTCGGTCTCTCCTGGTGGCGAGAATAGAGATGCATTCGCCTATTATCGAGAAGAACGACTCATTGTTGTTTCGGTCTTGCGTGTTCGTAATGGCCGACTTGCTGAAAATCATAATTTTTGTCTCGAGGGTGTAGAAATTCCCTCTGATGAAGTGCTTGCTTCAGCGATCAGCCAGTTTTATCAGGCGGGAAGAGTGATTCCACGAGAGATTCTCACTCCCGAACCGCTTGAATCGTCTGAAGGTTTAATTGAGTCGCTGAAAGCAATGAGGGGTGGGAGTGTTGAGATTCTTCAACCTCAACGTGGGGTCAAGTTCCGTCTCCTCGGACTAGCTGCCCTGAATGCAAAAGAGCATTTTATTGCTCAATTCGATCGTGAAGAACGGTATCAGCAAATTGCAGAGGCGATTGCTAAAACGTGCCGTCTTCATCAAATGCCCCGGCGAATTGAGTGTCTTGATATCTCGAATCTTCAAGGGAGCGATATCGTTGGTGCGATTGTTAGTTTTTGGGACGGTCAGCCTGATAAATCTCGATATCGACAGTATCGACTTGCACTTGATGGAAAGCCTGATGACTTTGCGGCTATTGAAGAAGTAATGCGTCGCAAGCTTGCGAGAGCGAAAATGTCCCCAGAGATACTCCCTGACTTACTGATCATTGACGGAGGGAGAGGCCAGCTTGAACGAGCAAGTCGTGTAGTTGACGAGTATGATCTTCATCTTGATATCGTAGGGTTAGCCAAAATTCGAGACAGCACAGGGACGAAGAAGAGCTCCGGTGCTCGAAGAGGCGATGCACAACTCAAAGTCGAGAGAGTTTTTCTCCGTTCTCAAGCACAGCCGATAGCATTAGACCTTCTGGCTGAATCAACGCGATATCTTCAGCGAGTGCGTGATGAGGCTCACCGCTACGTGATTGAATTTCATCGAAAGATTCGAGACGGGCGTTCCCGTAAATCGCGTCTTGATGAAATCTCAGGAATTGGACCGGAAAGGAAGAGAAGACTCTTGAAACACTTTGGAAGTCTGAAAATGATTCGTGGAGCTGCTCCTGAAGAAATTGCAAAAGCAGGAAGAATGCCGGTGTCCCTTGCCCATCGTCTACTACAAGAGCTTGCAAACGAGTAA
- the uvrB gene encoding excinuclease ABC subunit UvrB, with protein MVIRSHFIEGLSLEERDFQLTSPFVPAGDQPSAIAQLLENITHGVRYQTLLGVTGSGKTYTMANIIEKLGRPTLIVAPNKTLAAQLYSEFREFFPENRVRYFVSYYDYYQPEAYVPATDTYIEKDAAINEEIDKLRHSSTRAILEGRDAIIIASVSCIYGLGAPEDYFRMMLFVEPGQELSREDAIRQLVLMQYRRSDIEFSRGTFRARGDTLDVFPADEDSQAIRMMFFGDELEELSLLDPITGHSIAPLKRAAIYPVSHYVTGREQIETGIQTIRKELTFWLPRLRNQGKVLEAERLEQRTLYDLELLEESGFCPGIENYSRHLSGRDEGAPPTTLLDYFPSDFLLVIDESHVTLPQLGGMYNGDQARKQSLVDYGFRLPSALDNRPLNIDEFWERVGQTIFVSATPSERELALSEGMVVEQVNRPTGLLDPALLVRPAKNQIDDLLNEIQETIQRKERVLVTTLTKRMAEDLSEYLRENGIRCRYLHSDIKTIERVEILRGLRKGDFDVLIGINLLREGLDLVEVSLVAVLDADKEGFLRSGPSLIQTIGRAARNIHGRAILYGDRITGSMQAAIDETERRRAIQAAFNEKHGIVPRSAIRREQAPLVEEVDATEIQVGEQKIEIPEDSRAQKRLIESLKKQMFDAAASREFERAAALRDSIQAIMNKMMTLA; from the coding sequence ATGGTCATACGTTCTCATTTCATAGAAGGGCTCTCATTAGAGGAGCGAGACTTTCAGTTAACATCACCCTTTGTCCCTGCCGGTGACCAGCCGTCAGCCATTGCGCAACTCTTAGAGAATATTACGCATGGAGTTCGTTATCAGACGCTTCTCGGTGTAACGGGTTCTGGTAAAACGTATACCATGGCAAATATTATCGAAAAGCTCGGACGCCCTACGCTCATTGTTGCCCCCAACAAGACATTAGCCGCTCAGCTGTACAGCGAATTTCGAGAATTTTTTCCCGAGAATCGAGTCCGTTATTTTGTGTCTTATTACGATTACTATCAGCCTGAAGCCTACGTACCTGCCACCGATACCTATATTGAGAAAGATGCTGCCATTAACGAGGAGATCGATAAACTGCGTCATAGCTCAACGCGGGCGATCTTGGAGGGGCGAGATGCAATCATCATAGCGAGTGTGAGTTGTATTTATGGATTGGGGGCGCCCGAAGACTACTTCCGAATGATGCTCTTTGTTGAGCCTGGGCAAGAACTCTCTCGTGAGGATGCGATAAGACAACTTGTTCTGATGCAATATCGGAGATCGGATATTGAGTTCAGTCGAGGCACGTTTCGTGCAAGAGGTGATACTCTGGATGTATTTCCAGCTGATGAAGACTCTCAGGCTATTCGAATGATGTTTTTTGGCGATGAGCTAGAAGAGCTCTCCCTCTTGGATCCAATTACAGGACATTCCATTGCACCGCTGAAAAGAGCAGCTATTTATCCAGTGAGTCACTATGTTACGGGAAGAGAGCAGATTGAAACGGGAATCCAGACGATTCGGAAAGAGTTAACGTTCTGGTTGCCCCGTTTGAGGAATCAAGGAAAAGTTCTTGAAGCAGAGCGTTTAGAGCAAAGAACCCTCTACGATCTCGAGTTGCTGGAAGAGTCTGGCTTTTGTCCAGGAATTGAGAATTACAGCAGGCATCTTTCAGGAAGAGATGAAGGGGCACCACCTACTACATTACTCGATTATTTCCCCTCGGATTTTCTGCTGGTAATTGATGAGAGTCATGTCACGCTCCCTCAACTTGGAGGGATGTATAATGGAGATCAAGCGAGAAAGCAGAGTCTTGTTGACTATGGATTTCGACTTCCATCAGCACTTGATAATCGCCCACTCAATATTGATGAGTTCTGGGAGCGTGTCGGACAGACAATTTTTGTCTCGGCTACTCCCTCTGAGCGAGAGCTTGCGCTGAGTGAGGGGATGGTCGTTGAGCAAGTGAATCGACCAACCGGGCTTCTTGATCCTGCATTACTCGTTCGGCCGGCGAAGAATCAGATCGATGATCTGTTGAATGAGATTCAGGAAACCATTCAACGAAAGGAGCGAGTGCTTGTGACTACGCTTACGAAACGAATGGCAGAGGATCTTTCAGAATATTTACGAGAAAATGGCATTCGGTGCCGATACCTACATAGTGATATAAAGACTATAGAACGAGTTGAGATATTAAGAGGGCTCCGTAAGGGAGATTTTGATGTCCTGATCGGCATTAATCTTCTTAGAGAGGGGCTTGACCTTGTTGAGGTGAGTTTAGTTGCTGTCCTTGATGCTGATAAGGAAGGATTTTTACGGTCGGGACCTTCTCTCATTCAGACCATTGGCCGAGCCGCTCGAAATATTCACGGCAGAGCGATACTCTATGGAGATCGCATAACTGGCTCAATGCAAGCAGCTATTGATGAAACGGAACGTAGACGTGCCATTCAAGCGGCCTTCAATGAAAAGCACGGGATTGTTCCTCGGTCTGCAATAAGAAGAGAGCAAGCTCCGCTTGTCGAAGAGGTTGATGCAACCGAGATTCAGGTTGGAGAACAGAAAATAGAAATCCCTGAGGATTCGCGAGCTCAGAAGAGATTAATAGAATCGCTAAAGAAGCAAATGTTTGATGCAGCAGCAAGTCGTGAGTTCGAGCGAGCTGCTGCTTTGCGTGATAGCATTCAAGCCATAATGAATAAAATGATGACCTTGGCATAA